The sequence below is a genomic window from Microbulbifer hydrolyticus.
GGGCGTGCGGCTTCCGCTTTTTTGTCTTTGCGTTTGCTGGTGGGGACATCCGGTTTACTATGGCGTTCGTGCAGGAACTTCAGCACCTTGGCCCGGTACTTGTTGTATAGCTGGTCATCGGCCAATTCCAGCCGATGACGCGGACGCTCCAGGTCCACGCTGAGGATTTCACCGATGGTGGCGGCGGGGCCATTGGTCATCATCACGATGCGGTCCGACAGAAGAACGGCTTCATCCACGTCGTGCGTAATCATGATCACGGTATTGTTCAGTTCGGCCTGAATTTCCATCAGCGAATCCTGCATATGCGCGCGGGTGAGTGCATCCAGTGCACCGAACGGCTCGTCCATCAGCAGTACCTTGGGCTGCATGGCGAGCGCGCGGGCAATGCCGACACGCTGCTTCATCCCGCCGGAAATTTCTCCTGGGCGTTTATGCATGGCATGGCCCATATGCACCAGCTCAAGGTTATGCTCGATCCACTGGCGCATTTCCCCTTTGGATTTACTCTTGCCAAATACCTGCTTTACCGCGAGCTCGACATTTTCATAAGCAGTGAGCCATGGCAGCAGGGAGTGATTCTGGAAGACCACTGCGCGCTCCGGCCCCGGTTCGGTCACTTCCTTTCCGTTCAGGATGACGCCGCCACGGGTGGCCTGGTAGAGGCCTGCGACCACATTCAGCACGGTGGATTTGCCGCAGCCGGAATGGCCGATCAATGAAACGAACTCGCCTTGCTGTATCTTCAGATCCACATCCCGCAGTGCAGTAAATGGCCCCTTGGGCGTGGGGAATTCCATATCAATGTGGCTGATATCCAGAAGTACACTCATTGTCCTGATCTCCGAAAAATAGTTTCGATTCTGTGCTGATGGATTTGCCGGGTTAGTGCGCAGCCGCGTTGTCCCAGGAAACCAGCTTCTGCAGCGCCAGCATGCCGCGGTCCAGCAGGAAGCCGATAAAGCCGATCACCAGTACCGCTGTCATGATGCGGGCAAGGGAGTCGGAGCTGCCGTTCTGGAATTCATCCCAGACAAACTTTCCGAGACCGGGGTTTTGCGCCAGCATTTCCGCCGCGATCAGTACCATCCAGGCCACGCCCAGTGACAGGCGCATGCCAGTAAAAATCATTGGAACCGATGCGGGCAGTACAATTTTCTGCACGTGACGCAGGGCTGGCAGGCGCAGCACCTTGCTCACATTCACCAGGTCGTTGTCGATACTGGCAACACCAACCGCGGTATTGATCACCATCGGCCACAGGCAACACAGGGTGACGGTGATCATTGAGTTAAGGAAAGATTTCGCCACCAGCGGTTCGGGGGTTGTGTACACCGCGGACACCACCATGGTCACCAGTGGTAGCCACGCCAACGGCGATACTGGCTTGAATATCTGTACGATAGGGTTGATGGCGCTGTTCAGTGACTTACTGAGACCAACGGCAATCCCCAGTGGAATCGCAAGTGCTACTGCCAGCAGGAAGCCGCTCATGACCGTGATCAGGCTGGTAAAGATCTGGTCGATAAAGGTTTCCTTGCCGGTATAGGCCCGAACCTTGGGAACGTACGCGGGGTCTTCGGCAACACGCTTCGCATTGCGTGCTTCCTGGCGCTCGTAAAAGGCCTGTTCCTTTTCTCGTGAACGCTGGTGCTCGCTGTACAGTGCATCGAACTGTTCCATGACGGCCGATGGGCCGGGAAATTTCCCCAGCGAGGTGTCGATGTTCTGCGCGGTGACAGACCACAACAGCAAGAAGGCGAGGATACCAATCAGTGGCAACGCTACCAGCCGAAAGGCTTGCCCGACCAGGGGGCTATCCAGCTGTGGCAACTTGAAGCCAGAAAATTTTCCGGCATTGGCAGTAGTGGTATTCATCTTCCGTTACCTCCGCACTCGATATGCGTATTCTCGATGAGCATGATTTTTTATTTTCACTTCCGGCTTTTGTGTATCCGGTAGTGCCGGGCCCGGTTACCGGGCCCGGTCTCCGATTGATTGATCAGAGCTTCTGGCCCGACTTCAGACCGATAGAGAACTTCTCGATGTATTCGTTCGGCTTCTGGCCGTTGTAGACGATGCCGTCGATGAAGTGTGTCTGCGGATTGCGGAAGCCATCTTCGGTGGCGAAGTCCGGGAACTGTTCTGGCTTGGCCAGCTTTTCCGCAATCAGGGACTTGGCGGCAGCTTCATAGATATCCGGGCGATAGACCTTGGATGCCAGTTCCTTGTACCACTCGTCCGGTTTGTCTTCGGAGATCTGGCCCCAGCGGCGCATCTGGGTCAGGTACCAGATCGCATCGGAGTAGTAAGGATAAGTGGCGTTGTAGCGGAAGAAGACATTGAAGTCCGGCACTTCGCGCTTGTCGCCTTTTTCGTACTCGAAGGTTCCGGTCATGCTGTTGGCGATCACGTCGTAGTCGGCACCCACGTAGTTCGACTGGGACAGGATCTTTACGGCTTCCGGGCGGTTGGCGTTGTTGTTCTCGTCCAGCCACATGGCGGCGCGGATCAGGGCGCGGGTAATACGCACGGTGGTGTTGGGGTATTTTTCGGCGAATTCTTTGGTGATCCCGAATACTTTTTCAGGGTTGTCTTTCCAGATTTCGTAGTCAGTTACGACCGGTACACCAATATCCTTGAACACCGCTTGCTGGTTCCAGGGTTCGCCGACGCAGTAGCCATAGATGGTGCCTGCTTCGAGCGTGGCTGGCATCTGCGGGGGAGGGGTGACCGACAGCAGCGCATCGGCATCGATCTGGCCAGAAGTATCGCCTTTGTGCGGCGCGTAGTAGCCGGGGTGGATGCCGCCGGCGGCGAGCCAGTAGCGCAGTTCATAATTGTGGGTAGAAACCGGGAAGACCATGCCCATGTTGAATGGCTTGCCGTCCGCCTTGTATTTTTCTACCACCGGCTTGAGCGCATCGGCTTTGATCGGGTGTACCGGTCGGCCGTCGTCCATTTTTGGAATGTTGGGCTTCATCTGTTCCCAGATGGTGTTGGAAACAGTAATACCGTTACCGTTCAGGTCCATGGAAAACGGCGTGATGATATCGGCTTTGGTTCCGAAGCCCATGGTTGCGGCAATGGGCTGACCCGCCAGCATATGCGCACCGTCGAGGCGGCCATCAATCACACCGTCGAGTAGTACTTTCCAGTTGGCCTGGGCTTCGATAGTGACGTAGAGGCCCTCATCTTCAAAAAATCCTTTTTCGTAGGCGACGGCAATTGGAGCCATATCCGTTAGTTTGATAAACCCGAAGGTCAGCTCTTCCTTTTCCGGATAACCGAGTTCTTCGGCGCTGGCAGAAACGGCGCCGGAGGAAAATCCGACAGCCAAGGCCAGCGATGCGGCTATTTTCTTGAAGGGCTTTTTCCATGACATGGTAATTTTGCTCCTGGTCTCTCTAAGTTTCAGATCGTTGAATGCGAAAAATCTTTGCCAAAAAAAAGCGCTCACCGTTTTCCTGCCTATACGGACAGGAACGGTGAGCGCCTCTGCTCAAGGGCAATCGCCAGGCGATGCCAGTCTGATTGTTATCCGGGCGACAGGTTGCCCGGCTAGTCAACGGAATTGGTCAACGTAAATTAGTGACGGAAGTTCAGCGCCTCTGTGGCAGCCTGTTCCGGTGCGGATTTGCAGTCCGCGTTTAATGGGGGCATTGCAGGCACTGTGCCAACTTTTTCCGGCGCAATGGAGCGTGGCGCGTTGAACCGAGCGGGGTGGGCGTAGGGATGCCAGAGCAGGTGATAGCCCTGGAAAAGTGCAAGCCCTTGAAATATCTAAATATTTTTTAGATTGATGGCAGAGTTTCCGCTTCTTGATTTTCGCATTGAAGCTGCCGGTAAAGACATGGGATCTATGTTTAATTGCGTGCCAGGCTATGTTTTTACACTGGAGCTCGTAACGGTTTTTCCGGTTTCACGGGTATCTAATCGGGTGCAGGGGAGGCCGGAGTGGAAAAATTCTGGTGCACGCACCAAATGGGAAGGTGCGCTTTCGGTGCGGGAAATGGAGCCGATTTGGTGCGTGCGCGTCAAAAGCGCGCATCGCCAGGAAATAAAAAAGGCCGGGCGGTGGCAATTCACCAAGCCCGGCCTCCGGTAAAGCTCTGACGAAATCGCGATCAGAAGCTATAGTTCAGGGATGCGCCGACCAGCCAGGCTTCCAGATTGGTGGTGCCACCGTCAAAGTAGGTACCAAGCCCGGCGGTCGATGTCAGCGGTAGCGCCTGGAATTCCTGGATGGGTTCATCGTCACCCCACAGGTAGGCCAGGCCGGCATCGATACTCAGCTGGTTGTTGAACTTGAAGGTGCCGCCGAACGTTACCCACTGACGGTCCGCATCCGGAATGGAAAGGGTGCGCCAGGTCACCGGGAGCCCATCGGGGACGAAACCTACTGACTGTGACTCAAGGATCGCGTCTTCATTGAAGCCATCGCGCGCAGCACCTTCGTCGTAGGCGTAGCCTACGCGCCAGGTCACCTCGTCACAGGGGTAGTACTCCAGGCCGAGGCTGTAGCGCCAGCCACTGCTGAAGTTCTCTTCCTTGATCGGGAGTGGATTGTAATCGGGAATCAGGTTACCTCCGGCTCGCTGATTCGGGAAGAAGGCCTCCAGACGCTCGAAGTCGTCCCAGTCTGTCCACATGGCGCCGAGGGCGACGCCCCATTCGTCATGGAAACGGTGGTACAGCCCGAGTTCAAGGGTGTCAGGCAGGTCGAGCGTCAGGTTCGCGCGTTCGTTGGAGAATGTACCAATTACCTGTCCCGCATTGTCGAAGGCCCGCAGAAGGTCGGAATCCACGTCGGCTTCGATCTCGGGATCCAGTTCGGACTGGTAAGAAACACCGAAGTGGGTGCGTCCATCGACACTGCGCCACAGTGCGCCAATGCTCCAGCCGTAGTCCCAGTCGTCGCCGTCGGCGTCGAGGATTCTTGCATCGGAAACAGAAGTGCCGAGTAACTGCTCTGCCGTCGGGTCAAGGATAAAGTTACTGGGAACTTTGCTCTTGAGGGTGGCGTCCGCATACAGGAAGTTTACGGATACACCGACGCTGAACTGATCGTTGAAATCGAATGCGACGGACGGCGCAATATTGACCGATAGCAGCTCGGTTTTATCCGCGATATGAGTGACGGGCCAGCTGCCATTAAAGTCGGTTTCAAGACCGTAGTCGGTGTTGACGGCGAGGCCAAACGACCAGCAATCATTGAACGGCACCGCCAGGTAAGCGTTGGGCACCCAGGCACTGCTCGCGTAATCTTTTGCCTCGTCATAGAGCGAAGCCGCGAAAACCGGGCCATCTGGCGTAAGCAGGTAGTAGTCGGTGGTCCCGGCGGCATCAATTTCCGGGTTCACATATGTTACGCCGACAGAGAAAGCCATTTCGTTGAACAGCGCCGAGCCCGCGGGGTTGCGGGCAAGAATTGCCGCATTGTCGCCAATGGCGTTTTCAGCAGCAAATGCCCGGCCGAGGCCGGAACTACTGGATTCTTGAAGGGCAAAGCCGGCGGCCGACGCGCCGCTGGAAAAGGTACCGCCATATACGGAACAGATCGCTGCGGCCAGTGCGGCTTTGCGCAGAGTTTTGATAGTCATGAGATCCCACTCTATTGCTGAAAATTATGCCAACCGGTTAAAGCTGCCCTGATGCGTAATGACGGAATTTTCTGTTTCCGAATCACAGAGAAGCTTTTCCAGAAAGTTTTTGCTTCAAGCAAACAAATTCCTAGTAGGTTGAGTCTAGCAGTGCGATTTTTACGCACGGGGAGAAAGCGACGACTTTATAGTGGTCTCGAGCGGGAAAATCTACGAGTTGTCGTAGTTTTTTTTGGGAATGTGAAAAATTTTTTCCGTCTAATCTTTTGCGCTGACTTCTTTGCCGTCAATGGATAATTTTGTCAGGGTGATTTGGTAGCTTTTGCCATTATCTTCTTGCTGCATAAGCTTTACCAATGCGTATTTCCATTTGGGCGCAAACCAGATATTGGTGACACGCTCCGCACCTTCCTCGCGCACACGCTCTACCTTGACGGTTTCGATCAAGCCCATTGGCGTTTTGATATTTTCCTTTCCGGCTACACGAAATTCGTATTCGCGAATTCTTTTGCCGTCGGCCACCTGATACTTGAGCGGTGTTTTCCCGTTCGCGACGTCAATTGCCAGTTGTAACTGGTAACTGATTTTATCCTGGATGTTTGCGGGGGCCTTTTCGATGCTGCGGGCTTTGTCGTACACATTGACCACCCGGCTGGCGTCGTCCTCGAAACTCAGCGCCGTGTGCCGGTCCCTTCCCAGGCCGGACTTCTGGTAATCGTAATGTTGTGGAATCAGGCGTTCACCCTGCTGGGCAAAGCGGGAGTACTCTTCTATTTTCGCGAACATGGAGTGTACGGAAAAATCCAGGCGCCAGCTGCTGGGAGAGCCGCTGAGTTTGCGCTCGGCGGTTACACCAAAGCCACTGAACTTGGCTTCGTAGATGGCGGAGAAGGGGAGCAGTACCTGGGGTTTGGTGGCGGCAGCCGTTTCAGCGAAGCTGAGAGGGGAGGCGAGCGCCACAACAAGGGAAAACAGGGCGCTGCCAAATATGTTGTTGAACAGTGTGTATCGAGACAAGGTTCCACCTCCGGCCTGAAATTCTGATTCCGTGATTCAGGCCGAGAGTGTAGTCGGCCTGTCAGTCGAGACGCTTGCCACTGCGTGGCAGCAGCTCGCCATCCAGCTCGGCACGATCGCCGGCCATCTTGAGTCGCCCCTGGGCAAACCAGGTGGCAACCAGCGGGTATATTTCATGTTCCTGCACCTGCACCCGCTGTGCAAGGGTTTCCGCGGTGTCGCCGGCTTCAATGGGAACGGCCGCCTGGAGTACGGGAGGCCCCCCATCCAGCTCTTCGGTCACAAAGTGCACAGTGGCACCGTGTTCACTGTCGCCGGCGTCCAGCGCACGCTGGTGCGTGTGCAGGCCCTGGTACTTGGGCAACAGAGACGGGTGAATGTTCAACATGCGGCCGCTGTAATGGCGGACAAAGTCGGGGGTGAGGATACGCATAAAGCCGGCCAGTATGATGAGATCTGGCTGGTAGGTATCGATGAGTTTCGCCATCGCCTGGTCGAAGCTGTCGCGATCCGAGAAGTCCCGGTGGCTCAATACTTCGGTGGCAACACCCGCGTTTTGCGCGCGGGTGAGGCCGTAGGCATCGGCTTTGTTGCTGATCACGGCCGCTACGGTGTAGTCGCAGTCCTCGCGGGCGGCGGCATCCAGAAAGGCCTGCAGGTTGGTGCCGCTGCCGGAGATCAGGACGACCGCGCGGCACTTGGCGGAAGATGGCCCGGACGTAGATTGGGTGGACATGGTGCGCTTTACAGTCCCGCCAGTTCGACGGCTTCAGCGTCGTCGGTGCCGGTGGCGGCTTCGATGCTACCGACGATAAAGGCGTCCTCGCCCAGCTCGCGCAGTTTGGCCACGGCCTTGTCGGCTTCCGCCGCAGGCACACAGATCACCATGCCCACGCCGCAGTTGAAGGTGCGGTACATTTCGCGGCCTTCGATATTGCCGGCTTCCTGCAGCCAGCGGAATACCGGGGGCAGCTCCCAGCTCTTGGTGTCGATGACGGCGCGGGCGTTCTCCGGCAGTACGCGCGGCAGGTTTTCCAACAGGCCGCCACCGGTGATGTGGCTCAGGGCGTTAACCTGTACCTCTTTCATCAGTGCCAGCAGATTCTTCACATAGATACGGGTGGGCGCCATCAGGGACTCGGCCAGGGTCTTGCCTTCCAGATCTTTCTGCAGATCGGCACTGCTGATTTCCAGCACCTTGCGGATCAGTGAGTAACCGTTGGAGTGGGGGCCGGAGGACCCCAGGGCGATCAGCTTGTCGCCAGCCTGGACCTTGGAGCCGTCGATGATCTCGGACTTTTCCACCACACCGACACAGAAGCCGGCCAGATCGTAGTC
It includes:
- the purM gene encoding phosphoribosylformylglycinamidine cyclo-ligase, whose protein sequence is MSDSKPNSSSPSLSYKDAGVDIDAGNALVERIKHVAKRTARPEVMGGLGGFGALCELPSGYKQPVLVSGTDGVGTKLRLAMDLGIHDTIGIDLVAMCVNDLVVAGAEPLFFLDYYATGKLNVDIAADVVAGIGKGCELAGAALVGGETAEMPGMYEGDDYDLAGFCVGVVEKSEIIDGSKVQAGDKLIALGSSGPHSNGYSLIRKVLEISSADLQKDLEGKTLAESLMAPTRIYVKNLLALMKEVQVNALSHITGGGLLENLPRVLPENARAVIDTKSWELPPVFRWLQEAGNIEGREMYRTFNCGVGMVICVPAAEADKAVAKLRELGEDAFIVGSIEAATGTDDAEAVELAGL
- a CDS encoding CmpA/NrtA family ABC transporter substrate-binding protein; the encoded protein is MSWKKPFKKIAASLALAVGFSSGAVSASAEELGYPEKEELTFGFIKLTDMAPIAVAYEKGFFEDEGLYVTIEAQANWKVLLDGVIDGRLDGAHMLAGQPIAATMGFGTKADIITPFSMDLNGNGITVSNTIWEQMKPNIPKMDDGRPVHPIKADALKPVVEKYKADGKPFNMGMVFPVSTHNYELRYWLAAGGIHPGYYAPHKGDTSGQIDADALLSVTPPPQMPATLEAGTIYGYCVGEPWNQQAVFKDIGVPVVTDYEIWKDNPEKVFGITKEFAEKYPNTTVRITRALIRAAMWLDENNNANRPEAVKILSQSNYVGADYDVIANSMTGTFEYEKGDKREVPDFNVFFRYNATYPYYSDAIWYLTQMRRWGQISEDKPDEWYKELASKVYRPDIYEAAAKSLIAEKLAKPEQFPDFATEDGFRNPQTHFIDGIVYNGQKPNEYIEKFSIGLKSGQKL
- a CDS encoding ABC transporter ATP-binding protein, yielding MSVLLDISHIDMEFPTPKGPFTALRDVDLKIQQGEFVSLIGHSGCGKSTVLNVVAGLYQATRGGVILNGKEVTEPGPERAVVFQNHSLLPWLTAYENVELAVKQVFGKSKSKGEMRQWIEHNLELVHMGHAMHKRPGEISGGMKQRVGIARALAMQPKVLLMDEPFGALDALTRAHMQDSLMEIQAELNNTVIMITHDVDEAVLLSDRIVMMTNGPAATIGEILSVDLERPRHRLELADDQLYNKYRAKVLKFLHERHSKPDVPTSKRKDKKAEAARPAATQHTASETETVDNAA
- the purN gene encoding phosphoribosylglycinamide formyltransferase — its product is MSTQSTSGPSSAKCRAVVLISGSGTNLQAFLDAAAREDCDYTVAAVISNKADAYGLTRAQNAGVATEVLSHRDFSDRDSFDQAMAKLIDTYQPDLIILAGFMRILTPDFVRHYSGRMLNIHPSLLPKYQGLHTHQRALDAGDSEHGATVHFVTEELDGGPPVLQAAVPIEAGDTAETLAQRVQVQEHEIYPLVATWFAQGRLKMAGDRAELDGELLPRSGKRLD
- a CDS encoding DUF3108 domain-containing protein; protein product: MSRYTLFNNIFGSALFSLVVALASPLSFAETAAATKPQVLLPFSAIYEAKFSGFGVTAERKLSGSPSSWRLDFSVHSMFAKIEEYSRFAQQGERLIPQHYDYQKSGLGRDRHTALSFEDDASRVVNVYDKARSIEKAPANIQDKISYQLQLAIDVANGKTPLKYQVADGKRIREYEFRVAGKENIKTPMGLIETVKVERVREEGAERVTNIWFAPKWKYALVKLMQQEDNGKSYQITLTKLSIDGKEVSAKD
- a CDS encoding OmpP1/FadL family transporter; translation: MTIKTLRKAALAAAICSVYGGTFSSGASAAGFALQESSSSGLGRAFAAENAIGDNAAILARNPAGSALFNEMAFSVGVTYVNPEIDAAGTTDYYLLTPDGPVFAASLYDEAKDYASSAWVPNAYLAVPFNDCWSFGLAVNTDYGLETDFNGSWPVTHIADKTELLSVNIAPSVAFDFNDQFSVGVSVNFLYADATLKSKVPSNFILDPTAEQLLGTSVSDARILDADGDDWDYGWSIGALWRSVDGRTHFGVSYQSELDPEIEADVDSDLLRAFDNAGQVIGTFSNERANLTLDLPDTLELGLYHRFHDEWGVALGAMWTDWDDFERLEAFFPNQRAGGNLIPDYNPLPIKEENFSSGWRYSLGLEYYPCDEVTWRVGYAYDEGAARDGFNEDAILESQSVGFVPDGLPVTWRTLSIPDADRQWVTFGGTFKFNNQLSIDAGLAYLWGDDEPIQEFQALPLTSTAGLGTYFDGGTTNLEAWLVGASLNYSF
- a CDS encoding ABC transporter permease produces the protein MNTTTANAGKFSGFKLPQLDSPLVGQAFRLVALPLIGILAFLLLWSVTAQNIDTSLGKFPGPSAVMEQFDALYSEHQRSREKEQAFYERQEARNAKRVAEDPAYVPKVRAYTGKETFIDQIFTSLITVMSGFLLAVALAIPLGIAVGLSKSLNSAINPIVQIFKPVSPLAWLPLVTMVVSAVYTTPEPLVAKSFLNSMITVTLCCLWPMVINTAVGVASIDNDLVNVSKVLRLPALRHVQKIVLPASVPMIFTGMRLSLGVAWMVLIAAEMLAQNPGLGKFVWDEFQNGSSDSLARIMTAVLVIGFIGFLLDRGMLALQKLVSWDNAAAH